AACATAAACATCTTCATGATTAATCACTAGTTCAAAATCTTTGCAACCTGCCTTCTCCGCTGCTGAAGCTGCTCGTGTTTTTGCCTCAGCCAAAGCGTATTCTACTGCTTCTTCCAGTACATCAAAAGTCTTACGCTCCCAGGGAGCATGCATTAGATATCCGCTGCCGGCTTCTCCGGGTTTGATCAGTACTTTAACAGTCTCCATGATTTTAGCTGCTGCTGCTCCTATGGCATTGGCAACTTCCGCATGTTCGGGAATCAGAAGTTCAGTATGCAGCTTTTCTGCCATTTTAGGCAGCCAACTTCTTACAGGAGCCCCGATCCCCACAACGGGTATTTTGACCTTGAATAAACAATCATATAATTGATTCGTTTCCTTAAAGAAAGCCTTTTTGATGAAATGCATAGCAGCATTATTGCTCTTTTGCCAAATGTTATGTCCTTCACGCCCTGACAAACTTTGCAGACAGGTCAGGCTAAGATCGTTAACCATTCTCTCCGACACCCTCTCGATAAATTCTCTTCTTTCAACACCCATTCTGTCGGAAAGTATAATGAATGGGTAAACAAGCAGCTGGAAATTAATTGCGAAAAAGCACAGGAAATCGAACCGAAAGAGACTTAACCATTTAGAAACGACAAGGCGCGGAACCGTGCCGGTCTGATAACGAGGAGGAATAAAACATGTACATTTTCAGTATCTCAGGCAGCCCCCGAAAGGGAAGCAACACAGATCTGCTGCTGGATGAAGTACTTAAAGGCGCAGCAGATGCCGGAGCAGAAGTTGAAAAAATCTACATCAGCGATTTAAAATTTGCCCCCTGTATCGGCTGTATGAAATGCAGGGCTGATCGGGTCTGCCGGTTAGCGCCGGATGATGTAAATATGGTGGCAGAAAAGCTGGACCGTGCCGACGGCATTGTTCTGGGGGCACCGGTTTATGGGGGTCATGTACCCGGACAGTTCAAATCCCTATGCGACCGACTGGTGGGGCAGGTCATTAAATTTGACTTTACTGAGGGTAAAGCCAATATCACCAGTGCCCTGACTCCTAAAGACAGAAACGGTGTAGCTATCGGGGTCTGCGCCTCAAGTATGCCTGGTATGACCGATGCCGTACTGGAATTTTTAAAACTTAATCTAGCTCAGCACAAAAATAATGGAACAATCCAGGAAATTAATGCCGACGGGATGGCAATCCCTGGCCTAGTTAACCTTGAGGCTGAAAAACTGGAGAAAATTTTCGGAGCCCAGGGGCAGGCCGTTTATGAAAATGCCCAGAGGTTGCTGAAACAAGCTTACCAAGCAGGTAAAAATTTAGTTTCCTAAGCTGCCCCAAGATGATGTCAGCTCATTTCCGGGCCATTGTTTTAATTGAATTTTAATTTTAAGCAAATTCTCCTTGAAGTTTTTGGGGTTAGAATTTAGATATACAAAAACCAAGGAGGAATTAATCATGACAAACTTAGAACAAGTGGAAAAATTATGTGCAATGGCTAACATTAGCTACGAAGAAGCCAAGCTGGCTCTGGATGCCGCAAACGGTGATTTACTTGAAGCCATTATCCTGTTGGAGAAACAGGGAAAAGTAAAAACCCCAATTGGAGACAGTTATTTTAATAACGAAAAAACTCATTACCATTATGATGGACATCATCATCATCATGGGCATCATCACAGCCACCATGGAAATCACTTTTTTTCCGGCCTGAAGAAAATCGGACAGTTTTGCACGAATTTGATTCGCAAAGGGAGCACAAATTCCTTCGCAGTACTTAAGGGCGATGAAATCAAAGGCTCGTTTCCCGTTCTTGTCCTTGGCTTGCTGCTGATCTTCGCATTCTGGGTTACCCTGCCACTGCTTATCATCGGATTATTCTTCGGCTTACGTTATCGGTTTATCGGACCTGAGTTTGATAATAACAAAGTCAACGAAGCGATGAACAGTGTGGCTGACGCTGCTGAAAACTTCAAGAAATCTGTAAACATCTAAGGAAATCCGGATGATTGAAATCCCAAAAGATGCCGACGGTTGAAACCGTCGGCATCTTTTTTCTTTGGAGGAACTAAAATTTACGAGTTTACGCAATGACGACAAAGGTTTTGAAATTTGCCTTGCGAGATTAACTTTTTTACTTCTCCATGTGCTTCTCGGCGTATTCAGCCTCAGATCTTACATCCAGCAGAATGATCCCTTTTTCATTATCTAAACGTTGCTTGGCAGTTTCACTGGCGATCGTCTGATAGGCAGGCTTCTTATCAGATTCGGAATGAACCGGTGAACACCCTGCCAGGCTCAGGAAACTTGCAAAAACTAAAAGGGTCAATAGCTGTAGGATTTTTTCAATAGTTTTCTCCTCCACCTTTAGTGTTGCTTTGTTCACTTATTAGTTTAACTCATTTCATTTAGTTAAGACAAATATCAATAAGCTCCCTGATATTCTAAAGTACAGAGTTTTCTTTAAACGCCGATAAATAGGTGGAGCCGCCCGGTTGGGCGGCTCCACCTATTATCCGTCACTTTGATACCTATGATCATAGTTGTACTCTATTTTATCAGTTTGGAGAGTTCCTTGAACAGAGGTGTGCCTGATTGCTTCATCAAATCAAAAAAGACTGTTTCTGTGTTGGTTACAACTGCTCCCATAGATGACATCAGGGATAACCCATTTAGGTAATTTCCCTTGGTTCTTGAACACACCCCATCACTCACTACGAAAACCTGGTAACCATTGGCAAGTAAATCCCGGACCGTTTGAAAAACACAAACATGGGTTTCCATTCCTGTAATCAGGACTTTCTTTCGTCCCAGCCCCTCCAGTGCCGAAGTTACCTCACTTGTACAACCTGAAAAGGTCATCTTTGCGAAAGTGGCCGATCCCTCGAGTTGGCTGCTTAGGTCTGAAACAGTCTTCCCCAGGCCTTTGGGGTATTGTTCTGTGACGAGGATAGGAATACCTAATTTCTTAGCAACGGAAATTAATGTGCTGGTGTTTTGAATAATCTGTTCTCCGTATTTCATCACAGGAACTAATTTTTCTTGAATATCGATGACCATTAGCACGACTTCGGACTCATTTAGAACATATTTGTTCAAGGTTAACACTCCTCTCCAATATTATTCGGAATCTGGATATGCTCACTATATTCAACACACCGGCGATTTCTCCTTCAAGGGCTTATTTTTCCTTGCCCTACGGCAAAAGGGCGCCAGTCAACTCAGTTCTTAAGGCGCCTCCTTCTTTGGTCTTCATTTTAAACTTTTCATTGCCTCCAGTAAGGCCTTGGCTTTTTGTTCAGTTTCTTCGAATTCAAATTCTAATTCGGATTCACAGGTGATCCCGCCGCCAACCCCCAAATGGTACATCCCGTCTTTATAAACTGCGGTACGAATCACGATATTAAAATCACAGCTGTTATCGAAAGAAAGGTAACCGATCGACCCGGTATAAAGTCCTCTGCGTGAATGTTCCACTTCATCAATGATTTCCATGGCTCTCCGTTTCGGTGCCCCGGTGATTGATCCGCCGGGGAACATGGCCATCAAAAGATCCATTGAAGTCATACCTTCCTTTAGTTTTCCGACAATCGTCGACACCAGGTGGAACACCGTCGCATAGGCTTCAACATCGAACAACTGGGTGACTTCAACACTGCCCGGTTCGCAGACCTTGTTCAGGTCGTTCCGCTCCAAATCAACAATCATCAATAATTCGCTTCGATCTTTAGATGAATGCAATAACTCCGTCCGCAGGGCATCATCTTCTTCCGGGGTTTCACCTCTTTTTCTGGTCCCTTTTATGGGGCGTGTCTCCGCAATCCCGTCCCCTAATTTTAAAAACCGCTCCGGCGAAGAACAAACAATCTTAAAATCCCCGAAATTCAGATAGCCGCTAAACGGTGCGGGGTTGTTCTTATGGAGCCGTAAAAACACCTCATAGGGCTGTACCGGACTTTCCATGATGATTTGACGGGTCATATTGGCTATATAGATATCCCCTTCAACAATATAGTTAATTACCTTGTTGATTGCCTCGTAGTATTGCTCTTTCTCGAAATCAGAATAAAGTTTAAAATCGCCGCTTTTTTTCAGCTTAGCCGGTGATAGGTTCGCTGCGCGGTGATAAAGTCTTTCTTCAAGATCCTTTTCCAAAGCGCCCAGACTGTCTTCCCCGTTATACAAGGGGTGTGCGGCAGTCAAATAAATCTTTCGGTTCCTTTGGTCTTCGATAATAAAGTGCTCATAAAAGATAAACAATCCTTCAGGAATATCAACGTCTTTAAGATGACGGGATGAGACTTCGTTCGGCCTCAACCCGAAATCATAGGCCAGATAACCTATAGCTCCTGAAAGCAGCGGCAGCGTCGTGGGGTTCTCTTCCCCATGAACCTTTAAATACTTGGAGATATAGTCAGCAAAACTCCCCTCTTGAACGACACCGTTGACAAACAGTTCTCCGTTTCTGTCCTCAACCTTAAGATAAGGATGGATGCCGATAATCGAATAATTTCCGTACCTATTTTCCAACGAAGAATCCAGGAACACGGTGTCTTCTTCTTCAGAATAACAGGAATAGATGTCAACAGCAGGATAGTAGCGGGTCCACTCCTTGTAGTTGGCCATTCTCTTCCCTCCTTTTTTCAGCAATATTTACAAAATTATTAAGTACCTCATATCCATATTGTGTTAAAATTGCCTCAGGATGAAACTGTACCCCAAATATCGGAAACTCCTTATGGGATATGGCCATAATGGCTCCGTCGTCAGCCCTGGCATCAATCCGTAAACAATCCGGCAAAAAATCCTCTGATATAACTAAGGAATGATAACGGGTCACTTCAAATTTATCCGGAAGTCCCTGTAAAACACCCGTATTGTAATTGTTTATCCTGGTGATTTTCCCATGCATTGGCCGAAGACCTTTGATAACTTTGGCTCCAAATGTATGCCCAATAAGCTGATGACCAAGGCAAACCCCTAAAATAGGAATGCGCTTGCCAAAAGCACGAAGAAGGGCAGCAGAATGTTCACAGTCTTCGGGGCGCTTGGGACCGGGAGAAAAGATTATCCCGTCGAGGTTTTCAATTTGTTCAATATAATCTGATGCAGCTTTGTCACTACGAATAACTTGAACAGAGCAATTCAGCACTTCAAAATAGGCCTTTAGGTTATAAACAAATGAGTCATAATGATCAACAATTAAATACATTTTGCTCCCCTTTCTTAGCCCTGATCCGAAAATTAAGGAATAAAAAAACCGAAAACACCAACAGAATTTCTGTTATTGTTTTCGGCAGTCTTCCAAATTGAATTGGGCACACCCTTAATATTAAATTTGACTTAATTATAATAAAATTCATTCATTTGTCAAGCTTGCCTTCAGCCTTATTTGGCCCAGTCAATTAGCCAATTTTTTCTTTATATTTGGTCTGCATCCCTGGAGTACACGTCCATCAAATATACCTCGGGTTGTTAAAGGCTTTCTATTCTCTTGTGTAGGAAATTTCCAAACACCATTACATGCTTCGTACATTAACTCTGGTCTCATAATAGGGTGTTCCGTCCCCCACCTTTGATACCAAGCCTCTGGTCAGTTCATTAATGTTACGGCCTGCCTGGCCCCAGCCTCCTCTTGGAATCACCACCAGGTCTTTTCTTTGCTCACCATCAAATTCAGCAAGGCAGCGGATGGCTCCGAACTGATTTTCTACGATACATACTTTCCCTTCTTCCAAACCAAGTTTTAAGCCCTCTTCCGTGTTAATTTTCACGGGAAGCAGCGTCTTTTGTTCTTCTAAAGAAAGCTCGGAACATAGCCACTCTTTCGGTGCAATAGACATAAGTTGATATTTATAGTCTAAATCTCTTCCTTCTGGCAGTTCAAAGTCGTTCATTAATTGAAACTTTCCCGTTGATGTAGGAAAGTTTTTATCCAGATACGGAACTTTAGGAGTGTCCGGATTATATACACCCCCGTCAAATATTTGCTGCAAGGAAACACCGCGCTCCAAGGTGGGCTTCATGATTATCTCCAGCCACTCGTCCAAAGGTTTCACATATTCTGCGGCAAAATCAAACCGTTTTCCTAATTCCATGAATATCTCAAAATCTGATTTGCATTCTCCAATGGGTGAGATGGCTGGATTCAAGGGTCCAATAAAACTATGCCCATATGAAGCTGCGATGTCTTTTTCCTCTAAAAATGTGGTAACAGGCAATAAAATATCGGCCATTATACCCGTATCATCCAGGAAGTGGCCTACCACTACCAAAAAAGGGACTTCTGAAAGAGCCTCCTTGGTTAGATTGGCATTGGGAAGCATTGAAACCGGATTTCCTGCTGTTATCATTGCCATTTCAATTTTGGGACTCGCATTTTTCAGTTCTTCACCCAGCAGTTGCATATAGAATCTCTTTCTTTTGGGCTGTAGTTCGTCTCCCCATATACTCCAATCATAGGGCGCATACTCCTCAAACCCTTGACTGACTCCTCCCCCAGCTACACCGATAGAACCCGCTGCTGCTCCTAAGGCGTCGATAGCGCGCAGGGTCGTGTGGGCGTATTCCCATCGGTGCAATCCCCAGCCCAGTACAAAAGCAGTGGGCTTCATTTCCTTCAACACCTTAGCTACCTCAAGGATTTGTTCTAATGGCACATTACACAAGGTCGCATATTCCTCTACCGTGCGGGAATAAACAACCCGTTTATAGGCTTCATAGTTAAGACAATGATTCTGCAAAAAATCATTATCTTCAACACCCTCGTCATGTAAAATTCTGGACAGGGCAAGGGCCAGATAAGCATCTGTTCCCGGCTTTGGCTTAAGATGAAGCGCACAAAGCGGAGCTGTTTGAGTATTCACAGGATCAATTAATACCACTTTTCCGTTCCGGTCCTTAATATTATTAATCATAGGCACCAGGTTGACCCCTGTAGCTACAGGATTTCTTCCCCATAAAATCATAGAATTACTATTTTCATAATCCTTTACATCATGGGATATTCTCGTTCCAAAATCTAAATTCTGTGAGCTCTCACCTGTTCCGCCGCAGATAGTTCCCTTCGTAACCGTTGTATTACCCAATAGATTAAAAAATCTTCTGTTCACCAGCTTAAGTGCGGTTCTGGCCCCAAATCCCTGATAATAAAGAATGGATTCCGGGGATTTCGTTTTGCATATCTCCTTGATTTTTCCCGCTATCTCATCGAGGGCTTCTTCCCATGATATGCGTATGAATTTTCCCTGTACCTTTTTTAAAGGATAAGTGATCCTCTCTCTATGATAAACACGTTCTAAGTAGTGATTGCACTTCACACAGGTTCTTCCGTTATTAATAGGATGTTCCTTATTTCCGGTCAGCTTCACAACCAGATCATTTTCAACCCAGGCTAAAATGC
This Desulfosporosinus orientis DSM 765 DNA region includes the following protein-coding sequences:
- a CDS encoding flavodoxin family protein translates to MYIFSISGSPRKGSNTDLLLDEVLKGAADAGAEVEKIYISDLKFAPCIGCMKCRADRVCRLAPDDVNMVAEKLDRADGIVLGAPVYGGHVPGQFKSLCDRLVGQVIKFDFTEGKANITSALTPKDRNGVAIGVCASSMPGMTDAVLEFLKLNLAQHKNNGTIQEINADGMAIPGLVNLEAEKLEKIFGAQGQAVYENAQRLLKQAYQAGKNLVS
- a CDS encoding transcription factor; its protein translation is MTNLEQVEKLCAMANISYEEAKLALDAANGDLLEAIILLEKQGKVKTPIGDSYFNNEKTHYHYDGHHHHHGHHHSHHGNHFFSGLKKIGQFCTNLIRKGSTNSFAVLKGDEIKGSFPVLVLGLLLIFAFWVTLPLLIIGLFFGLRYRFIGPEFDNNKVNEAMNSVADAAENFKKSVNI
- a CDS encoding hydrolase, which gives rise to MNKYVLNESEVVLMVIDIQEKLVPVMKYGEQIIQNTSTLISVAKKLGIPILVTEQYPKGLGKTVSDLSSQLEGSATFAKMTFSGCTSEVTSALEGLGRKKVLITGMETHVCVFQTVRDLLANGYQVFVVSDGVCSRTKGNYLNGLSLMSSMGAVVTNTETVFFDLMKQSGTPLFKELSKLIK
- the pabB gene encoding aminodeoxychorismate synthase component I; amino-acid sequence: MANYKEWTRYYPAVDIYSCYSEEEDTVFLDSSLENRYGNYSIIGIHPYLKVEDRNGELFVNGVVQEGSFADYISKYLKVHGEENPTTLPLLSGAIGYLAYDFGLRPNEVSSRHLKDVDIPEGLFIFYEHFIIEDQRNRKIYLTAAHPLYNGEDSLGALEKDLEERLYHRAANLSPAKLKKSGDFKLYSDFEKEQYYEAINKVINYIVEGDIYIANMTRQIIMESPVQPYEVFLRLHKNNPAPFSGYLNFGDFKIVCSSPERFLKLGDGIAETRPIKGTRKRGETPEEDDALRTELLHSSKDRSELLMIVDLERNDLNKVCEPGSVEVTQLFDVEAYATVFHLVSTIVGKLKEGMTSMDLLMAMFPGGSITGAPKRRAMEIIDEVEHSRRGLYTGSIGYLSFDNSCDFNIVIRTAVYKDGMYHLGVGGGITCESELEFEFEETEQKAKALLEAMKSLK
- a CDS encoding anthranilate synthase component II encodes the protein MYLIVDHYDSFVYNLKAYFEVLNCSVQVIRSDKAASDYIEQIENLDGIIFSPGPKRPEDCEHSAALLRAFGKRIPILGVCLGHQLIGHTFGAKVIKGLRPMHGKITRINNYNTGVLQGLPDKFEVTRYHSLVISEDFLPDCLRIDARADDGAIMAISHKEFPIFGVQFHPEAILTQYGYEVLNNFVNIAEKRREENGQLQGVDPLLSCC
- a CDS encoding molybdopterin-containing oxidoreductase family protein, whose product is MEKKIVKTTCTRDCPNNCGILAWVENDLVVKLTGNKEHPINNGRTCVKCNHYLERVYHRERITYPLKKVQGKFIRISWEEALDEIAGKIKEICKTKSPESILYYQGFGARTALKLVNRRFFNLLGNTTVTKGTICGGTGESSQNLDFGTRISHDVKDYENSNSMILWGRNPVATGVNLVPMINNIKDRNGKVVLIDPVNTQTAPLCALHLKPKPGTDAYLALALSRILHDEGVEDNDFLQNHCLNYEAYKRVVYSRTVEEYATLCNVPLEQILEVAKVLKEMKPTAFVLGWGLHRWEYAHTTLRAIDALGAAAGSIGVAGGGVSQGFEEYAPYDWSIWGDELQPKRKRFYMQLLGEELKNASPKIEMAMITAGNPVSMLPNANLTKEALSEVPFLVVVGHFLDDTGIMADILLPVTTFLEEKDIAASYGHSFIGPLNPAISPIGECKSDFEIFMELGKRFDFAAEYVKPLDEWLEIIMKPTLERGVSLQQIFDGGVYNPDTPKVPYLDKNFPTSTGKFQLMNDFELPEGRDLDYKYQLMSIAPKEWLCSELSLEEQKTLLPVKINTEEGLKLGLEEGKVCIVENQFGAIRCLAEFDGEQRKDLVVIPRGGWGQAGRNINELTRGLVSKVGDGTPYYETRVNVRSM